The Triticum dicoccoides isolate Atlit2015 ecotype Zavitan chromosome 6A, WEW_v2.0, whole genome shotgun sequence genome has a window encoding:
- the LOC119319356 gene encoding LOW QUALITY PROTEIN: uncharacterized protein LOC119319356 (The sequence of the model RefSeq protein was modified relative to this genomic sequence to represent the inferred CDS: inserted 1 base in 1 codon; substituted 1 base at 1 genomic stop codon), with protein sequence MLLLRQRVLSHLLSGAPSPSTSPLLSLHRLLSTTAAPAVSTNPSFAVEEYLVSTCGLTRAQVLKASARLSHLKSPANPDAVLSFLSGADVAAVVAKDPRFLCAKVERTLAPIVDGLTGLGLSRSEIARLVSLAPCKLSHRSVVSKVEYYLPLFGSIDNLLRPLKHGSGFLGSHLERVVKPNVNLLAXCGXAVCDIAKLFIREPRMISAKPGRVLAMVACTERLGVPRGSGMFRQALHTVSCFSEDKIAAKVDYLKRTLRWSDTEVGIAVSKAPVLLTRSNGVLQRMSDFLISEVGLEPAYIARCPAMLTYSLEGRLRPRYYVMRFLKESGLLNHDRDYYSMVVVGEKVFVEKFICPQKQAAPHLAEDYAAACTGQVPATFTFT encoded by the exons atgctcctcctccgacAGCGCGTCCTCTCCCATCTCCTCTCCGGCGCGCCCTCTCCTTCCACCTCCCCACTCCTCTCCCTCCACCGCCTCCTCTCCACCACCGCCGCGCCCGCCGTTTCCACCAACCCTAGCTTCGCCGTGGAGGAGTACCTCGTCTCCACCTGCGGCCTCACCCGTGCCCAGGTACTCAAGGCCTCCGCCAGGCTCTCCCACCTCAAGTCCCCCGCCAACCCCGACGCCGtcctctccttcctctccggcgCTGATGTCGCGGCCGTCGTCGCCAAGGACCCGCGGTTCCTCTGCGCCAAAGTGGAGAGAACCCTGGCCCCAATCGTCGACGGGCTCACCGGCCTCGGTCTGTCGCGTTCTGAAATCGCGCGACTCGTCTCGCTCGCCCCGTGCAAATTGAGCCATAGATCCGTCGTCTCCAAGGTAGAGTATTACCTGCCGCTCTTCGGCTCCATCGACAACTTGCTCCGGCCCCTCAAACACGGCTCCGGCTTCCTCGGCTCCCACCTCGAGAGGGTGGTCAAGCCCAATGTCAATCTCCTAGCATAGTGCG CAGCTGTTTGTGATATTGCCAAGCTGTTCATCCGTGAGCCAAGGATGATTAGCGCCAAACCAGGGCGTGTCCTGGCGATGGTTGCGTGCACAGAACGTCTAGGTGTGCCCCGTGGCTCTGGAATGTTCAGGCAAGCGCTGCACACCGTCTCATGCTTCAGCGAGGACAAGATCGCTGCCAAAGTGGACTACTTGAAGAGGACACTTAGGTGGTCAGATACCGAGGTTGGCATTGCTGTGTCCAAGGCTCCGGTTTTGCTGACAAGATCAAATGGCGTGCTGCAGCGTATGTCAGACTTCCTAATCTCTGAGGTGGGATTGGAGCCGGCCTACATTGCTCGTTGCCCCGCTATGCTCACTTACAGCCTGGAGGGACGGCTCAGGCCCCGCTACTATGTTATGAGGTTTCTTAAGGAAAGTGGATTGCTAAATCATGACAGAGACTACTATAGTATGGTGGTGGTCGGTGAGAAGGTATTTGTCGAGAAGTTCATATGCCCTCAGAAGCAAGCTGCACCACACCTTGCTGAAGACTATGCAGCTGCTTGCACAGGGCAGGTGCCTGCTACATTCACATTTACATGA